The Brassica oleracea var. oleracea cultivar TO1000 chromosome C7, BOL, whole genome shotgun sequence sequence GGCTTTCATATTTATATCTGAAAATGAAGGAGCCTGCTTACGAGAAGATAGGAATTGTAGACTCTCAGTGGATTGTTCATCAGTTTATCCCTTCACTTGGCAGTCAGGGAAAAGAAGAAAATGGGAAATCTCCATTGGAAGGGGTAAGAAAGCTTGATCTTGTCAGAATAAGAAGATTGGTCTTGTCTGAATAAGAAGCTTGGTCTTTTTTATGTACTGTAGAAGAATAACTTGATAAGCAAGCAACTAGATGTGTCCCACATTTATGTTTCAGTGTGGTTGTTGTTTATGTAGGTGAGGGACAGATGCCATATGGAATGGAAAATGTTCGAGAGCAGACTAGATAACGCAGAGAAGGATTATTACAAATCATTACAAGTTCAAAGCCAATCCAAGTCAACCACCTTTCAATAGGACCTTAACCATTTTTGTTGTAGTCAGGAGTGATTCTTCCCAATATTTACATACAGATCTTTATAGTAATATATGTAGATACCTCTTATATCAGATTCTACTGGATAATAGAGAGGCTTGTCGATAAACTCTGAAAGATTTATCAAATCACTTTTGCCAAAACAATGAAGTTCAAAGAGCTGAAACAGAAGTACAGAACAGGTGTGTCAGCGCGTCCTGCCTAGCCATGCTGCCATAGTGTGAGTTGAGTCTCCACATGTCAGTTGTGTTGGCTGATCAAAACAGGTGTCAGAGGAACAGCAGACAACATAATATAAACATTGAGAGGATGACAACCTCTGTCGTGGTGACACATGTTTAGACCACCGCTGATTTTAGAAAACTCTAATCGCCCATCGTAATATGAGTGGTGGCTAACCCTCTCTCTCTCTCCTTTCAAAGATTTCTCTCAATCTTTCAAAATGGCTGCACAGTCTCTGTGAATACAATAAAACGTTATTAAATATGGGTATTTTGCTATTTCCGACAGCGTCAGAAGGAGTAGTACCACTTCTTGTTTCTTAAAGAACATAGTGATTTCTGTTTTTCATATTGTTGGATACGATACTGAACCCTCCATGTGTAAATGTTATGTCTCTCTTATACATTTAGAAGAGGTTACAGTGAGTATATATACAAGAGACGTCTAGGTTACATAGAGTTAATGTAGTTACTATAAACAGAGATACGCTATATAGAAGAATTGATATGATGAGATATGCGTATCATTAACACGCCCCCTCAAGATGGAGAGGCTGCAGACACTCCAATCTTGTTCCTGAGTTCAACAAAACGACCGCGGAGGAGGGGTTTTGTCAGCGCATCCGCAAGTTGGTCCTTGGTGTTGACATGAGAAACTCTGAGCATATTGCGCTGAATTTGTCCTCGAATGAAGTGGTAGTCAAGTGCAACATGCTTCATACGGGAGTGGAAGACAGGATTGGCACAAAGAAATGTTGCGCCCAAGTTGTCACAGAGAATAGTTGGTGGTGAAGATAGGCGGATGCCAAGTTCTGTAAGGAGATTGCATATCCAACGTATCTCAGCTGCGGCATTGGCAATGGATCGGTACTCCGCTTCTGTAGACGACCTTGCGACTCCAGTCTGCTTTTTGGATGACCAAGAGACTGGTGTCTTTCCTGAGTAGATGATATACGCATTAGTGGAGATGTAGTCATCAGTGTCCCCAGCCCAGTCTACATCCGAGAAACCATGTAGCAAGGGCTTATTGTCTGCTGCAAAATAAACCCCATGTGTAGTGGTGCCTGCAAGGTAGCGGAGTATGCGTTTTGCGGCTTGCCAGTGCTCTTCAGTCGGATGATGCATGAATTGCGAGAGTCTGTTGACGGCAAAGGCGATGTCAAGTCGAGTGAACTGAAGATATTGAAGACTTCCAATGAGTTGTCGATAAGGGGTTGGATCAGACAAGGAGTGACCGCCATTGAGTGTGAGCTTCGGAGAGGCAGCCATGGGTGTTGCCACTGGCTTGGCATCGATCATGTTGTACTTGTGAAGGAGGTCCAGGATATACTTCCGCTGAGATAAGTGTAGTCCTCTGTTCGTGCGATGTGCCTCAATACCCAAAAAATAGTTCAGGTCTTCTGGATCTTTGACAGAGAATCTATCAGCTAGCTTCACGAGTATAGTATTGATGAGATCCTTGCTGCTTCCAGTGACTAGTATGTCGTCGACATACACTAGTAAGTAGACGGTTTGCTTGTCTTTATGCATGATGAACAAAGATTCATCGGCTAAGCTGTTTTTGAAGCCAAGCGTGAGTAGGAAAGTCTTGAGCTCAACATACCAAGCATGTGGTGCCTGCTTAAGCCCATAGATTGCTTTACGAAGTCGACAAACATAATCAGGATGGTCTGGGTCAAGGAATCCTGGAGGCTGCTCCATGTACACTTCTTCAGCTAGAGTTCCTTGAAGAAAAGCGTTGTTTACGTCAAGCTGCAGGATGGGCCAGACGCGAGAGACAGCCGGAAATGGGCTTGAGGGGGTTGTGTTTGGGCTGAGGTTTGGAGAGGCTGTGTGGTTTCTGGTTTGGGCCTGGTGGGGTTGCGTAACAGTTTCCTGTATTCCAGACACAGAGATTGTCGGAGAAGACATACCTGAGTCTTGATCGAGATTTTCCTGCAACACAATTGGCGTCAGAGCTGTCGTCGGTTGTCCCTGCTGCAGCGGCGGCAAAGGCGATCTGATGAGTGGCACAATGGTGGCGGTTGAGGTGGTTTGATTGGGCGAAGTTTCGGTGGCTGTGGGTTGGAGAGGTGATTTCCGAAACGGGAAGGCTTGTTCATCGAACTGAACATGTCGTGAGACATATATGCGGCCAGACGTGGGTTGGAGACATAAGTAGGCACTCTGGGAGAGTGAGTAGCCAAGAAGAACACATGGAGTTGAGCGGTTCTCCAGCTTGTTGTTGTTGTATGGTCTAAGCCAGGGGAAGCAGAGACATCCAAACGTCCTGAGTTTCTTGTAGTTGGGTGCAACGCCAAAGAGTTTCTGATAGGGAGAAAACATAGAGATCACCGGGGAGGGAAGCCGATTTATTAGATAAATGGCTGTGGCGAATGCGTAGGTCCAATACGTCTTGGGAATGCCAGCATGAGTGAGCAGGGTAAGGCTTGTTTCAACAATGTGTCTATGCTTGCGTTCAGAGATGCCGTTGTGCTCGGGAGTGTGAGGTGGGGAAGTCATGTGAGAGATGCCTGCAGTCGACAGCAACCCCTTAAGAGCGATGAATTCGCCTCCATTGTCAGAATACAAGGTACCAATTTTGGTTTGAAACTGGTTTTCAACAAGGTTTTTGAAAGGCTGGAAAATTTCTTTGACTTGGGATTTGGTTTTTAGAGGGTAGAACCAGGTATATCTTGTGAAATGGTCAATGAGGATAACATAGTATTTGTAATTGTCGACTAAAATTTGAGGTGAGGTCCAAACATCTGTGAAAATGTATTGGAGAGGTCTAGAAGAAACGACATTGTGTGTAGAAAAAGGGAGTTTGTGTGTTTTATTAATAGGACAAGCAGGACATAAAGTAGAATGAGAAGAAGTTTTTGAATGAGGAAGAGAAAATTGAGAAACAACAGTTTTCAGAATAGAGGCTGATGGGTGGCCTAGGAGAAAGTGCCAGTCTTCAAGTGTGGTTTGAGGCGCAGAAGCAACGAAGAAGGAGGACAAGGTTTTCGGTGAGGCATGCCACTCATACAGATCTCCTTTAGCTTGGCCTTGCAGCAATGGGACCCCCGACGTCAGATCCTTGACCTGAAAGTGAGCAGGGAAAAATTCGACGGAAACTTTATTAGCGTTACACAACCGGTAAATGGAAATCAAGTTCTTGTGAATGTTTGGTACGCAAAGGACATTGGTGAGGTGTAAAGGACGAGATAAAGAGGGAAGAGATAGTGAACCAGTATGAGAGATTTTGAGACCTGTACCATCACCGATGACAACTGCATCATCGCCATTGTATGGCTTGTGTAGGTTCAAGTTGTGGAGATAGCTTGTCAGGTGATGAGTGGCGCCGCTATCCATGATCCAGTGACTGTCCTCATGTTGTGATCCCATCGCAATGTTGGCTTTAGGTTGCCAAGGCGGGTACGAAGAGCCTTCGTAGTTGTTGTTGTTTGACGGCTTGTAGGTGACCAGTTGGTTGCAACGCCGAGCACTATGCCCATATGTGCCACATAGTTGACATTTCCCTTGATAGCCTCTGCCTGCGACGGAGCGGTTGTCACGTTGATTTTGATAGCGTGGGCTGATGTTCTTGTTCCAGTTTTGAGACTGACGGTTGTGTTGAGACTGAGACTGCTGAGGACGACCACTGTATGGAGCAGTTGCAGTGTTGGCTGTGATCGGGAGAATAGCTGGCAAGGTAGAGACCGTTAGTAGCTTGGCTTCTCGGTTGAGTAGCTTTTCATGAATCTCGATGACTGATGGTGCTATGTTACGTCCTTCAAGTTGGTCAACAGTGGACTTGTACTCTTCTGGTAAGCCTCCAAGTATGTATTCTATCTGATCTTCATGTTTAATGGGTTTGCCCAATAGGGCCAACTGGTCAAACCGGGTAGTGAAACCTTGTATGTACTCATTTATAGATCGAGTTCCTTTTGACCAGTTTTTGATTTGTAGGCGGAGCTGTTGAATATGACCACGACTCGGTTTGGCATACGTGTCTGCAAGTGTTTTCCAGATGTCTGCAGCAGTTTTGGAGGTGGATATCAGTGGCTGAACGGTGGGAGTGATGGATCCAATGAGCCCACTGTAGACCAGTCTGTCTTGGCGCTTCCAAAGCGTGTGTGCTGGGTTGACAGATTGAACTCCATCAATGGTGACGATTGCAGCAGGCGGAGGAACAGAACCATCAAGGTGATCACCTAGGTCATACCCCTCAAGGAGAGCATGAACTTGCAAGCTCCACATCATATAGTTTGTGGCGGAAAGCTTGGTTACATTTGTCATGTTGATGTTAAGAAGGGTGTGAGGAGCAGTTTCAACTGTCTCAGCCGATGTAGTAGACATGGCGAGTTGAAGCAAGAGAGAGAAGAAAGATTGTTAAGAGAGGAAGAGAAGAAGAAAATTTTAGGGTTTGACGGTCTGCTCTGATACCATGTAAATGTTATGTCTCTCTTATATATTTAGAAGAGGTTACAGTGAGTATATATACAAGAGACGTCTAGGTTACGTAGAGTTAATGTAGTTACTATAAAGAGATACGCTATATAGAAGAATTGATATGATGAGATATGCGTATCCTTAACACCATGGAGATAGAGGAAGACAAGCCTAAAGAGGATAGGAGAAGAAGAATCTCGATAACTCAGTTCAAGTCTCTGTGTTAAAACAGAGGATAAGAAGAAGAGAAAGGAGTAGAGTCTTGTGTGTGTCATTGGGGGTTTAAAGAGAAAGAGAAAGTGAGTGAGTTGGTTTCTTGCAAGCATTTCTTCCACAGAGCTTGTTTGGACAACTGGTTTGGTAATAATCACACGACCTGTCCTCTTTTAAGGAAGATACCAACATTCAATTTCCTCTGTTTTTTGTATTTTTTCCTCTGCTACGTCCTATGTTTTTTACCCTTTTGGTGTTTTTGTTTTCCCTCTTTTGGTATGGAAAAGAGGTTTTTTTCATAATAAAGAAGACTTGAATTGTTGTGTGTTTGTTGTCTAATGCAAAAATCAGATTTCGACTCTTGTGTTTACATTTTATTTATTGTGTACGTAAATTAATACGATAATGGTTTCGCGTCTCAAACATATTTGGTTGAACTTTGGGGATTTTTTTAGGGTGTTTAATTACCTTAAAAAATGTTTTAAATAATATATGAAAATCACAACTTTTTTCATGTAAGGCATGACATCTAGAAACCTTGGATCATACATGGGGAAACAATACACAAACGGACAAATTGGATTAGATTAAACCATGGATCGAACACTCATCCAACTCATAAATTATGTTAGAAACTCATGGAAATGTGATATCTTTTGCATTTAAAGTGGGACTAAGGTTCGGAAGTGAAGAACAATACCAGTTATTGTCTTTATTTGTTTATTTAGATGCATCTTTTTAGAAAAAGTCAACATCAATCCATTTTGTTACAAAAACCAAAATAAAAACCAGAAGATGGTTGTACCAAAAGAAAAAGGAAAAAAAAGATGAGCACAATATCTATATATCATTAGTACAACATATATAAAATATGGTATGTCCTTATTGTTTCTTATTCTTCATCATCAATGGACTAGACTAGACGCTCTAAGTCATCCACTTACAGAACTTGCTATGCTCAAACTTGATGAACTACTCTGCTTCCTTGTCAACATCCTTTTTTTCTTTCGCAGCCTCTCTCCTACCCATCTTCTCGCTCTTCTTCCTCCTCAAATCTGCATGTTCGAAGACCTGCATCAGTTCTTCAGTTACATAGGAAACTTGGAACTCCTTCATTGAGTCTCGGTGATGATGATGGTGATGAGATTTGTGGTTGGAGGAGTATTCAAGTACCATTCTTCTGGAACCCTTTTCTGCTCTTTTTGCTTGTTCTGAGTATGGTTTTGTTAGAGATACCTTTGAAAACTATCGGAGGTATCTTTATATAGAGATGTAGTGTGGTACCTGAAGTCAACATAAAACGAAGAGGTGTATCACATTCCCTTTTTCCTTATGTCTTTTCCTACCAAATATAGAAATATATATATGTGCACATGTCTATAGATTTGGTATAATGATAGTCTAATAGATTAGCATCTAATACGCTATAGGGGTGTAAGATTTGAGCTTCAGCAACAAGCATTATTATTGATTCAAAGTCAACATAAAACGAAGAGGTGTATCACATTCCCTTTTTCCTTATGTCTTTTCCTACCAAATATAGAAATATATATATGTGCACATGTCTATAGATTTGGTATAATGATAGTCTAATAGATTAGCATCTAATACGCTATAGGGGTGTAAGATTTGAGCTTCAGGAACAAGCATTATTATTGATTCAATAACATTTTACAACGTGGAACAAACTATTCAAACGGCGTCGTATCCTTGAGGTGTAGGCCAAGGGTTTATAATGTTCAAAGGTATATACCATGAGTATAAATGGAACGGTAAATAGTAGGTAACGTTGGTCATTTATCATAATTTGATAGAATTAGATGATTTCATAATGATATTGCAAGCGAAATAAAAGAAATCATTTCTTAACTTTTAATTCAAAAAACTAAGAGTCGGTTCTTAGTTTTTTAAATTAAAAGTTAATAGACAGTTTCTTATATTCCGCTAAAAATCATGTTATAAGAACTCCGTTAATCATGCTCAATGAAAAACGTGGTTCTATTTGTCCTATATAGAGACGTGCCCTTGTTGCTTGGTCAAAAAGTCATGCAGCTTTTGACTGTATACCAACAAAAGAAAAATAAGAAAAGCCCAATAGCCTTAAAAAGAAGTGACGAGATTGTTACAGCCCCCGGTCAAATTTGCAATTGTTTTTACATTTTTTTAAATAAACTCGATAATTCGGACCCAATCTGGAGCTGCGTTAGTTCGTTTTGGATATAAATAATTAAGAGATGAGCCTTGTGCGGGATAAATATTATATATATAAATTATTTAATGTATTATATATTTTTATATATTATGAAATAATAAATATATATTGAATAATTAAAAGTTAGTAACTATTACATATATAATTAAATTAGCGCGAACGTATAAATCAATATTATTAATCCAAATATTTTTTTAAAAAATTTGATAGGATATGTAATTAAATTTAAATGATATTAAAATACATAGTACATTTTTAATATTAATGTCTATTAAATGATGTTTTCTACTCATATGTTTTTTTGATCATGTGTATCATTAACAGCAAAAACTTTAAATTACTGATAACAAAATTTTTATTGTGGGATTAATAATTTTAGTAATTTATAATTTTTTTAAAAATTATCAATTTTAGTTGAAAACTTTTATCAAAAAAAATTATTCAAAGTAAATTTTGAACTTAAATAATATTTATTTATTCAATATGGTTTACGGTTTAATTTAGAATGATATATATACATATATATTTTAAATCTTAATGATTTTTTAAATTAGATTTTTATTTATATGATTTTGTAATAATTTGTATTTTGTCATACGAAAAAATTTAAACCATGGATCGCAAAATTTGAATGTGAGACTTTTAACAGTTTTAGTAATTTATAGTCGTTTTTTTTTTAAATTCAAAATATAACATATACAGAAAAATCTAAATTTTTATAATATTGTTATTGTGATTTTTTTAAATTATTTTAATAGTTTAAAATTAAACAAATTTGATAGAAGATACATTATTTTTTTATCAGATCTTTATTATTCAGAATCATTAATTGTCATATATACTTTAGCCACATTAGGCAATTCCGTAATCTTTATTTAAAAAAATAATAAATGACTTTAATAATGAATTTATGGTTAGTTTAATAAAAAGCTTATTATATCTAAGAATCATTCTATTTCTCTAATAATTCTAAGAATCATTCTAGT is a genomic window containing:
- the LOC106305179 gene encoding LOW QUALITY PROTEIN: DEAD-box ATP-dependent RNA helicase 42 (The sequence of the model RefSeq protein was modified relative to this genomic sequence to represent the inferred CDS: substituted 1 base at 1 genomic stop codon), coding for MVLEYSSNHKSHHHHHHRDSMKEFQVSYVTEELMQVFEHADLRRKKSEKMGRREAAKEKKDVDKEAEXFIKFEHSKFCKWMT